The following are from one region of the Dreissena polymorpha isolate Duluth1 chromosome 2, UMN_Dpol_1.0, whole genome shotgun sequence genome:
- the LOC127868504 gene encoding uncharacterized protein LOC127868504 isoform X2, giving the protein MQVGPIYFATPRKCHVFGMCAEGTGIQRFYMIDESEMPGKGGDCVTSLVHHYFSHFGAGEKHAEIHFDNAVGQNKNNTILGYCMWRVLTGLHESVSLSMMLPGHTNLSKYYHFRCTADEPGVLICREFCDSEEVRFNLLKARPEAGCLPTVKVIPPLDHLRQWYLYEKIAPFFINEVARDIVCPKPSIPK; this is encoded by the exons ATGCAAGTGGGGCCAATCTACTTTGCGACACCAAGAAAGTGCCATGTGTTTGGGATGTGCGCTGAAGGAACAG GAATACAGAGATTCTATATGATTGACGAGTCAGAAATGCCTGGGAAAGGTGGCGATTGTGTCACAAGTTTGGTGCACcactatttttctcactttggCGCTGGAGAAAAACACGCAGAG ATTCACTTTGACAATGCTGTTGGGCAGAATAAAAACAACACCATTCTGGGCTATTGCATGTGGAGAGTGTTGACAG GTCTGCATGAGTCTGTTTCCTTGAGTATGATGCTACCGGGACATACAAACCTCTCAAAATACTACCACTTTCGTTGCACTGCGGATGAGCCAGGGGTTCTCATTTGTCGAGAGTTCTGTGACTCGGAGGAAGTTAGATTCAATCTTCTAAAGGCAAGACCCGAGGCAGGCTGCCTTCCAACAGTTAAGGTTATCCCCCCTCTAGATCATCTGAGGCAGTGGTATCTTTACGAGAAAATTGCACCGTTCTTTATCAATGAAGTTGCCAGAGACATTGTGTGTCCCAAACCATCTATTCCAAAGTAA
- the LOC127868504 gene encoding uncharacterized protein LOC127868504 isoform X1 produces MSKSYDMYGLSVNEHGNCKTTPAHALSFDDTTRIKKFIEEYANKNALPLPGRLPNCPKQTVLLLPCEKNVTDIYDLYMKSAKEANYRVVSLKTFRNKWNSLCPHIAVATPATDLCVKCQKFMGKLKTNAHLSDEERHNVLSDYTCHVQKANRQRQLFKNQVLCSKAVCSTTDVTEGAEPCSLDATLHYSWDFAQCVHYPHHAMQVGPIYFATPRKCHVFGMCAEGTGIQRFYMIDESEMPGKGGDCVTSLVHHYFSHFGAGEKHAEIHFDNAVGQNKNNTILGYCMWRVLTGLHESVSLSMMLPGHTNLSKYYHFRCTADEPGVLICREFCDSEEVRFNLLKARPEAGCLPTVKVIPPLDHLRQWYLYEKIAPFFINEVARDIVCPKPSIPK; encoded by the exons ATGAGTAAGTCTTATGACATGTATGGCCTGAGTGTCAATGAACATGGTAATTGCAAAACAACACCTGCCCATGCACTTTCATTCGACGATACTACAagaataaaaaaattcattgaagaatatgcaaataaaaatgcattacctTTGCCCGGACGACTGCCTAATTGTCCAAAGCAGACAGTTTTGCTTCTTCCATGTGAAAAAAATGTAACTGACATTTATGACTTATACATGAAGAGTGCAAAGGAAGCAAACTATAGAGTTGTGTCTTTAAAAACATTTAGAAACAAATGGAATTCATTATGCCCCCACATTGCAGTAGCTACACCAGCGACAGatttgtgtgtaaaatgtcaaAAATTCATGGGCAAATTAAAAACCAATGCTCATCTGTCAGACGAAGAAAGGCACAATGTACTAAGTGACTATACATGTCATGTTCAAAAGGCCAACCGGCAACGCCAACTTTTCAAGAACCAGGTTCTTTGTAGTAAAGCTGTGTGCAGTACTACAGATGTCACTGAAG GTGCAGAACCATGTTCACTAGATGCCACACTTCACTACTCATGGGATTTTGCCCAGTGTGTACACTACCCTCATCACGCCATGCAAGTGGGGCCAATCTACTTTGCGACACCAAGAAAGTGCCATGTGTTTGGGATGTGCGCTGAAGGAACAG GAATACAGAGATTCTATATGATTGACGAGTCAGAAATGCCTGGGAAAGGTGGCGATTGTGTCACAAGTTTGGTGCACcactatttttctcactttggCGCTGGAGAAAAACACGCAGAG ATTCACTTTGACAATGCTGTTGGGCAGAATAAAAACAACACCATTCTGGGCTATTGCATGTGGAGAGTGTTGACAG GTCTGCATGAGTCTGTTTCCTTGAGTATGATGCTACCGGGACATACAAACCTCTCAAAATACTACCACTTTCGTTGCACTGCGGATGAGCCAGGGGTTCTCATTTGTCGAGAGTTCTGTGACTCGGAGGAAGTTAGATTCAATCTTCTAAAGGCAAGACCCGAGGCAGGCTGCCTTCCAACAGTTAAGGTTATCCCCCCTCTAGATCATCTGAGGCAGTGGTATCTTTACGAGAAAATTGCACCGTTCTTTATCAATGAAGTTGCCAGAGACATTGTGTGTCCCAAACCATCTATTCCAAAGTAA